In Candidatus Hydrogenedentota bacterium, one DNA window encodes the following:
- a CDS encoding rod shape-determining protein, translating into MLRYLPGLFSHDMAIDLGTANTLVYVKGQGIVLSEPSVVAINKDTGLPRAVGNEAKHMIGRTPGNIVAIRPMKDGVIADFEITEVMLRYFIHKVHNRRRLAWPRVAVSVPSGITAVERRAVVESAVQAGAKKVYIIEEPMAAAIGAGLPVQEPQGCMIVDIGGGTTEVAVISLGGIVFAKSVRVAGDGMDQAVIQHLKRTYNMMVGERTAEDIKIAIGSAFPLKEELEMQVKGRDQVMGLPKVITITSEEIREALQEPVSAIVDAVRVTLERTPPELSADIVDRGVVLAGGGALLRGLDELIHKETGLHVTVAEDPLGAVVLGGGKFLEELKHFKPEEV; encoded by the coding sequence ATACTCCGTTATCTCCCGGGCCTGTTTTCGCATGACATGGCCATTGACCTGGGCACGGCGAACACGCTGGTGTATGTGAAGGGCCAGGGCATCGTGCTGAGCGAGCCGTCGGTGGTGGCGATCAACAAGGACACGGGGCTTCCGCGTGCGGTGGGGAACGAGGCGAAGCACATGATCGGCCGCACGCCGGGGAACATCGTGGCGATCCGGCCGATGAAGGACGGGGTGATCGCGGACTTCGAGATCACGGAGGTGATGCTCCGCTACTTCATCCACAAGGTGCACAACCGCCGGCGGCTGGCGTGGCCGCGGGTGGCGGTGAGCGTGCCCTCGGGAATCACGGCGGTGGAGCGGCGCGCGGTGGTGGAGAGCGCGGTGCAGGCGGGGGCGAAGAAGGTGTACATCATCGAGGAGCCGATGGCGGCGGCGATCGGGGCGGGGCTTCCGGTGCAGGAGCCGCAGGGCTGCATGATCGTGGACATCGGCGGCGGGACGACGGAGGTGGCGGTGATCTCGCTGGGCGGGATCGTGTTCGCGAAGTCGGTGCGCGTGGCGGGCGACGGGATGGACCAGGCGGTGATCCAGCACCTGAAGCGCACCTACAACATGATGGTGGGCGAGCGGACGGCGGAGGACATCAAGATCGCCATCGGGTCGGCGTTCCCGCTGAAGGAGGAGCTGGAGATGCAGGTGAAGGGCCGGGACCAGGTGATGGGGCTGCCCAAGGTGATCACCATCACGTCGGAGGAGATCCGCGAGGCGCTGCAGGAGCCGGTGAGCGCGATCGTGGACGCGGTGCGGGTGACGCTGGAGCGGACGCCGCCGGAGCTGTCGGCGGACATCGTGGACCGGGGCGTGGTGCTGGCGGGCGGCGGCGCGCTGCTGCGCGGGCTGGACGAGCTGATCCACAAGGAGACGGGCCTGCATGTGACGGTGGCGGAGGACCCGCTGGGGGCGGTGGTGCTGGGGGGCGGCAAGTTCCTGGAGGAGCTGAAGCATTTCAAGCCCGAAGAAGTCTGA
- a CDS encoding type II secretion system F family protein, with product MADTSGGKEKDTPRKGSVLGRRKKAAPAAVSGGAKGGPAGFFATSGGVRHADVTVFLRQLIMLLEAGVPILKALNTLKERGSRPAARALVADIAASVEQGNPLWTAFDGHPAHFDTVFVSLVKASEASGTLTTVLHRLVDYRTKRELLRRRVRGAMIYPVLLVVACFGAMLVISSFVVPVFADFFGRAGLEIPGPTRFLIAAAAVVRAGWWAPVAALLAVVFAYRLWFVRSPLRRLAADRAKLRIPLIGPIIHKNAVVEMCRTLGLLLRSGLSMMSSLDLTRNAIHNRFVAGALQDMRSSVEQGGGLEQPMRASGAVPEVVVDMFVTGEESGRVDAVAGQIADIYEEEVNIAVAGLGEALQPVFTVIIGVAVLVLFVSLFLPLINMIDQLGNTAGV from the coding sequence ATGGCGGACACATCCGGCGGCAAGGAAAAGGACACCCCCCGCAAGGGGAGCGTGCTGGGACGCAGGAAGAAGGCCGCGCCGGCGGCGGTTTCGGGCGGGGCCAAGGGCGGTCCGGCGGGATTTTTCGCCACCTCGGGCGGAGTGCGCCACGCGGACGTGACGGTGTTCCTGCGGCAGCTCATCATGCTGCTGGAGGCGGGGGTGCCGATCCTGAAGGCGCTGAACACGCTCAAGGAGCGGGGCAGCCGTCCGGCGGCGCGCGCGCTGGTGGCGGACATTGCGGCGTCCGTGGAGCAGGGCAACCCGCTGTGGACGGCCTTTGACGGGCATCCCGCCCACTTTGACACGGTGTTTGTGAGCCTGGTGAAGGCGAGCGAGGCCAGCGGCACGCTCACCACAGTCCTTCACCGCCTCGTGGACTACCGCACGAAGCGGGAGCTGCTGCGCAGGCGCGTGCGCGGCGCGATGATCTACCCCGTCCTGCTGGTGGTCGCGTGCTTCGGCGCGATGCTGGTCATCTCCTCCTTCGTGGTGCCCGTGTTCGCCGACTTCTTCGGCCGGGCGGGGCTGGAAATCCCCGGGCCGACGCGCTTTCTCATCGCGGCGGCCGCGGTGGTCCGTGCCGGGTGGTGGGCGCCCGTGGCCGCCCTGCTGGCCGTGGTCTTCGCGTACCGGCTGTGGTTCGTGCGCAGCCCCCTGCGCCGCCTCGCCGCCGACCGGGCCAAACTGCGCATCCCCCTGATCGGGCCCATCATCCACAAGAACGCCGTCGTGGAGATGTGCCGCACCCTCGGCCTCCTGCTGCGAAGCGGCCTCTCCATGATGTCCAGCCTCGACCTCACGCGCAACGCCATCCACAACCGCTTCGTCGCCGGCGCGCTCCAGGACATGCGCAGCTCCGTGGAGCAGGGCGGCGGGCTCGAGCAGCCCATGCGCGCCTCCGGCGCCGTCCCCGAGGTGGTGGTGGACATGTTTGTCACCGGCGAGGAGTCCGGCCGCGTGGACGCCGTGGCCGGGCAGATCGCCGACATCTACGAGGAGGAGGTGAACATCGCCGTCGCCGGGCTCGGCGAGGCGCTGCAGCCCGTCTTCACCGTCATCATCGGCGTCGCCGTCCTCGTGCTGTTCGTCTCCCTCTTCCTGCCCCTCATCAACATGATTGACCAGCTGGGCAACACGGCCGGCGTCTGA
- a CDS encoding type II secretion system protein, with translation MTRRRAGFTLMELLVTLSLLGVVSTIGVTAFFRVADHWTAAIRTQRLDTQASAALDAIREDLDRMLSPRTGAGAFSSVCQTTRHSFGAAEAAANDDKLTFPIVQKNAATGGFERAVVTYEIDRHTALPRLLRRVRGTDADTQAGTSVVVAEGVFSMSVMCGDPPDMTCGWNAPEPPEWVAVSLGMADPADPGAGLSRTATFELHVK, from the coding sequence ATGACCCGCCGCCGCGCCGGATTCACGCTGATGGAGCTGCTGGTGACCCTTTCGCTGCTCGGGGTGGTGTCCACCATCGGGGTGACAGCCTTTTTCCGCGTGGCGGACCACTGGACCGCCGCCATCCGGACACAGCGGCTGGACACGCAGGCCTCGGCGGCGCTGGACGCGATCCGGGAGGACTTGGACCGGATGCTTTCCCCCCGGACCGGGGCGGGCGCCTTCTCGTCCGTGTGCCAGACGACGCGCCATTCCTTCGGCGCGGCGGAGGCCGCGGCCAACGACGACAAGCTCACCTTTCCCATCGTCCAGAAGAACGCCGCGACGGGGGGCTTTGAGCGGGCCGTGGTGACGTATGAGATTGACCGCCACACGGCCCTGCCGCGCCTGCTGCGCAGGGTGCGCGGCACGGACGCGGACACGCAGGCGGGGACTTCCGTGGTCGTCGCCGAGGGGGTGTTCAGCATGAGCGTCATGTGCGGCGATCCGCCGGACATGACCTGCGGCTGGAACGCCCCGGAACCGCCCGAATGGGTCGCCGTGTCGCTGGGCATGGCGGACCCGGCGGACCCCGGCGCCGGCCTGAGCCGCACCGCAACCTTTGAGCTGCATGTGAAATGA
- a CDS encoding prepilin-type N-terminal cleavage/methylation domain-containing protein: protein MPFFRRRRGFTLLEMLVALTVISVGVAVFVGFFDMALALSRNARDRSACLDLARSVLDDVARNPGDYPWPEGDGLQQVALPAERKAQANPPRVLLPGEAAKKRMEARHSRYAWRLFVQKPAPDNPLPVREVTVVVRAGGTSPAVVLTAWVPDTANGEAAQ, encoded by the coding sequence GTGCCGTTCTTTCGGCGGCGGAGGGGGTTTACCCTGCTTGAGATGCTGGTGGCGCTGACCGTTATCAGTGTCGGCGTGGCCGTCTTTGTCGGCTTCTTTGACATGGCGCTCGCGCTCTCGCGCAATGCCCGCGACCGGTCGGCGTGCCTGGACCTCGCCCGGTCGGTGCTGGACGATGTGGCCCGCAACCCCGGAGACTACCCGTGGCCGGAAGGCGACGGTCTCCAGCAGGTGGCGCTGCCGGCGGAGAGGAAGGCGCAGGCAAATCCGCCCCGGGTGCTCCTGCCGGGGGAGGCGGCCAAGAAGCGCATGGAGGCGCGGCACAGCCGGTACGCCTGGCGGCTTTTCGTCCAGAAGCCCGCGCCGGACAACCCGCTGCCGGTGCGCGAGGTCACCGTGGTCGTGCGGGCCGGGGGGACTTCCCCCGCCGTCGTGCTGACCGCCTGGGTGCCGGACACGGCGAACGGGGAGGCCGCGCAATGA